In a single window of the Streptomyces cinnabarinus genome:
- a CDS encoding TOBE domain-containing protein, with translation MPLSIRNQLPGTVTAITPGEAMATVRVGLAGGHDITAAITRDAVEDLALAPGSEVRVLVKSTEVSLATGPLTGLSIRNQLPGTVTGIATGNAMTTVRIKVPGGDLTSAITTDAATDLALSPGISVVALIKSTEIALATP, from the coding sequence ATGCCCCTGAGCATCCGCAACCAACTCCCCGGCACCGTCACCGCCATCACCCCCGGCGAGGCCATGGCCACAGTCAGGGTCGGCCTCGCCGGCGGCCACGACATCACGGCCGCGATCACCCGAGACGCGGTCGAGGACCTGGCCCTCGCCCCGGGCTCCGAAGTCCGCGTCCTGGTGAAGTCGACCGAGGTCTCCCTCGCCACCGGCCCCCTGACCGGCCTGTCGATCCGCAACCAGCTCCCGGGCACGGTGACCGGGATCGCGACGGGCAACGCGATGACCACGGTGCGGATCAAGGTGCCCGGCGGCGACCTCACCTCGGCGATCACCACCGACGCGGCGACCGACCTGGCCCTGTCCCCCGGCATCTCCGTCGTGGCCCTGATCAAGTCGACGGAGATCGCCCTCGCGACCCCCTGA